The window gttccAGATTTCAGCCCAGATATCCCCCCTTTGGATGCTTTCCTTCACCGTGCTCAGATCTAAGCTAATCGCATCTTCCTATCAGCCGCTTTCCGGGCACCACACCCCATTGTGCTGACACTCAAAGGCCATTATGCATTTTGTCCCTCGATGATTAGATTAATCAATCAACCACGGGCGTCTAGAAATGGCGGCATCTCAGAAGGGCCCCATTTGACTGGCAGGGGACTGGCCCAATGCGCCTCGCAAGCCCAGCCAGGCCCGCCCCAGCCGGCCCCCCTCTGACCACGCCTGTCCCTTACGCGACTGCCTTGCTGCCGTATAAGAGGGACCGCGCTCGGCCTCCAGCAGTCGGCTTTCTGCTGGGCTCGGAGCCAGAACCTGCTGCGTGCTCCCTCCAGACTCCCTGGCTGCGGGTGGACTACCTCAGAGCTACAGCGGTGAACCTGTGGACACCTCCGTCTCCTCGGGCCTCTCTTCGTCGAAGAGTCTCCTAATTTTCAGATCTCCGGAGCCAGCTGTGGGAAGATCAGGTGTGTGTCTGGGAGTCCCGGAGGGGTGGACAGATCTTGGGTGGGTGCAGCTGGGGACAGAATCCTCATTCCCCTAGAAAGGCCACGGCCATCCCCCTGCCTTGTCACCTCTGTCTTCCTAAATCCGTTCTTGCTCTCTTGtttttctccccagcccctcccgccGATTGCTCATGGAGGAACCAAGGCCTTCGAAGCGACTTCGCTCCATGGCCCCTAATCAAGGTACATCAAACGCCTGCCACTCTCTTTTTAATTTCGTTTGTTCCCCAATTCTTCCCCAATTGTTTGAATTCAAACTCAATCGAGCATTCTCTGTTTCACCTTCTCCTAGCCTGCCTCAACCTGGGCTGGTTGTTGGAAGTCAGCTCCCAGGTTCCACATCCTCTGGCaaattcccttccctctttcgAACTGTAATCCCATTTCCCAAATCTGAGATTTGCTGTTGTTGTCGCTGTTTCCTTCTGTTTCGTTTTGTATTACTGTTTGTCCGTAGCAGAGCGAGTCCTCACGCTACGTCTTGATCTATGATAAACCGGTACTTCCACCTTGTTCTTTCCCGGAGGAGTTGGAATTTTACGGCTGTTGCCACGTTGTTCTCCAAAACATTTCCCTTCCTACGCTGAGTGTCCTAAATCTTTTAATCTTGTCTAGTTTGACAGATGCAGAACAATAAAGCATCCACTGAAAGCAAATTCTTTAACATCTTGCTGGTCTGAAACATCTTCATTCTCCCCTCCCAGATTCTTTAGTGAAACTTTGGTTGGACAGGACACTTTAGGTGGGAAATTCATTTCCCTTGAAATTTCGAAGACATTTTCTGTTATGTTCTAGACTGAACTGCTGCTTTTGAGATGTCTGATTTTTGAGACATGTGGAATCCTAGCCCTTTCCAtgtgacttttcctttctctgtctcccgcTCCCTACAATCTtttagaatcttctctttttcctcagcaCTCTGAAATTTTGTGGTGAAATGTCTCAGCCACAACATACCTCTAATTCTCTTATATTTcatccttctttccatccttttaggtttttgctttgttctgtGGGAGATCTTCTCAACTTCATTCTCCAATTTCCATGGagagttttgtttcttctctgacaattttaacttcaaaaatccctcttttctctgagtatttatttttaaaagtatcctaTAACTGCTTGATGGGTAAAATTCCTTCTATCTCTCTCTGCTCacgctctgcttctcttttagccTCAGGTGGGCCTCCTCCAGAGCCAGGCTGCTGTGTTGCGGACCCTGAAGACTCCGTGGAAGCAGATGGGCCCGCACAGCCAGCCCAACCCGCAAAACCCATCGCTTACGTGAAACCCTTCAGATGGCAGCCCCCAGCTCGCCCAGAGTCACCCCGTCCTGCAGAGAGAGGCCGGCGCCGGGGAGGAAGCCGGCGGCCAGGGCGAGGCCGTGGCAGAAGGGCTGGGCCCCGCGGGGACGCTGGCCAGAGACAGGGGGCAGAAGGCGTGATGGGACCGGACGTGCACATCCCACTGGACCACCATGGAGAGCCAGGCCACCAGGGGGAACCGGAAATCACGGAGACCGCagccttctctctttctgaaacAGGTCCTCTGCCTGGAACTGTGCAGGAAGGCCCTGGCCCCGACGTGGCGCAACCTGAGCTGGGGTTTCAGGAGCCGCCCACTGCTCCTGGGCCTCAGGCTGTTGACTGGCAACCCGCGTTGACCCTCTATCCCTGCATCGGGTTTAGGGCTCTGGGTGACTCAGCTGTTTTACAAGTCATTCAAACCCCCCACGGCACCTATGTGCAAGGGGTCCCAGTGTTCCTCACCGACATTGCATATTGACCACTATCCGCCACCCACGTtgttcccagcctccctttcttCCACCTGGACGTTCCCCCCAGCCCCACTTCTGCTCCACTCCTCCCCCGACTGGACCTGAAGCCTGAGCTTCCCCTGAACTTAGAGTACGCAACTTACAATATGCAAGCTGCCAAACCCCCTTTCTGTACAaggcgattggaatggaactgtCATGTACAGTGAAAGTACACGTCACGTGTTTCAGCCAAGAAAGAGCCAAACCAGACGACCGGGAGGAAGTGGGATGCAACAAGGATCAGTAAGCATGGAAATTAGGAAACTGTATTCTTAAGTCCAGAGGAGTACGATTCTGGAAAAAGGATTGATGACCTAGAATTAAAATTCCAGAAGACACTCATATAGACATGTGGGGCATGCGAAAATTCAGAAGGAGCTAGAAGTTACTACAGTTCTTGTCTAGTGCCTGGAGACGATAGACTGGCTGAATATAAGAGCGATAAAACTCTAGACTGACACATTTTTAAGTCTCAACGTGGGTACCCTTTGGGAACCACTAAATGAATTGGAATAGAAGGTAAAATTTCAAACAGATTGAGGAAAAAGTGGATCAAAGGACATTTGATGAATCAGACAAAAGGTGtcggggtggtgggagggag of the Pan paniscus chromosome 14, NHGRI_mPanPan1-v2.0_pri, whole genome shotgun sequence genome contains:
- the LOC129393748 gene encoding proline-rich protein 20E codes for the protein MEEPRPSKRLRSMAPNQASGGPPPEPGCCVADPEDSVEADGPAQPAQPAKPIAYVKPFRWQPPARPESPRPAERGRRRGGSRRPGRGRGRRAGPRGDAGQRQGAEGVMGPDVHIPLDHHGEPGHQGEPEITETAAFSLSETGPLPGTVQEGPGPDVAQPELGFQEPPTAPGPQAVDWQPALTLYPCIGFRALGDSAVLQVIQTPHGTYVQGVPVFLTDIAY